From the Nitrospirota bacterium genome, the window ACATCTAAAGTCTCAAGTCTTGATGTGGAACGGGCAGAGCACAGGCTGAAGATTGAAAACCTTGCTGAAAATATAAGGCAGAATTACGGGACAGAAATAGATTCGCTTGAGACAGAGCCTATCTTGCCGGAAGACGAAGAGCGGCTGGCTGAACTCAAGCAAAAGATTCAGGAGCTCGGGCCGGTAAACCTCGGCACGCTTGAAGAGTATGAAGAATTAACCACAAGGTATGAGTTTCTGTCAAAACAGCAGGAAGACCTCAACAGGTCCATTGCCGAACTTGAAGAGGCGATAACAAAGATAAACAGCACAACAAGGAAAAAACTCAGAGAGGCATTTGAGGCGCTGAAGGTAAAGTTCTCGGAGGTCTTCCTCTCACTCTTTGGAGGCGGAAGGGCGGAACTCATTCTTACGGATGAAAATAATATTCTTGAAACAGGCATAGATATAATCGCACAGCCTCCCGGTAAAAAATTGCAGAACATAACCCTTCTTTCAGGCGGAGAAAAGGCGCTGACTGCGCTGTCTATTTTATTTGCAAGCTTCCTTATAAAACCGACTCCGCTCTGTATTCTTGATGAGGCGGATGCTCCGCTGGACGACTCCAATACCGGAAGATTCAGCAGAATGCTGAGAGAACTTTCAAGCAATATCCAGTTCATAGTGATAACGCATAACAGGGTGACCATGGAGGCATCCGACTACATCTACGGGATAACCATGGAAGAGCCGGGAGTGTCAAAGGTTATCTCAATGCAGCTTGCAGAGGCGTAATGATTGGTTCATTAAGAGGAAAGCTTATTTCAAGAAGGCCCGATAATGTCATCGTGGAAGCCGGCGGCGTGGGTTATCAGGTAAATGTCCCTTTAAGCATACTCTCTAATCTTCCGGCAGAAGGCAGCACAGTTTTTCTGAATATCTATACTCATGTGCGTGAAGACGCGCTACAGCTATACGGATTTGCAACCGAGGATGAAAAAAGGATATTCACAACCCTTCTCGGCGTAACAGGCATAGGCCCGAAGATGGCGTTAAACATACTCTCAGGAATATCGCATGATGATTTTATGCGCGCAATTGAAGAAGAAGATGTGGCCCTCCTGTGCCGGATACCCGGCCTTGGCAAGAAGACAG encodes:
- the ruvA gene encoding Holliday junction branch migration protein RuvA; translated protein: MIGSLRGKLISRRPDNVIVEAGGVGYQVNVPLSILSNLPAEGSTVFLNIYTHVREDALQLYGFATEDEKRIFTTLLGVTGIGPKMALNILSGISHDDFMRAIEEEDVALLCRIPGLGKKTAHRLILELREKLPRLGKVRDKVFEDTLSALVNLGYKKAEAIESLEMAYKKGHKEIETLVKESLKYLTGNANDS